The DNA segment CGGCTCCGGCGCCGAGCAGTCCCTCCAGGGGCTGCGCGTCTCCAAGGCCTTCCTCTCCGGGAGCGGGCTGACCGCCGAGCGCGGTCTGTCCACGTCCAACATGCTGTCGGCGTCCGTCGACCGCGCGCTGGTCCAGGCCGCCGCCGAGGTCGTGGTCCTCGCCGACCACACCAAACTCGGCACCGACACGATGTTCCAGACGGTCCCGACGGACGTCATCACCCGGCTGGTCACCGACGACCCGCCCGGTCACGACGACCGCGCGGTCACCGAGTTGCAGGCCCTGGCCGATCAGGGTGTGCAGATCTCCGTGGCCGGGGCGTCGGGCGGCGGTGGTACGGGAGGCGATCCCGTCCCGGCGCGCCCCTCGCGCCGGGACGTGCCCCTGCCGGGGCCCCGCCGCAACCAGGTCCACGGCACCGCGCCCCAGCTGCGCACCGCCACGGTCCTGGGCGACCAGCCGCCGGCCGGTGAACGGGAGCGCGAGCGCGCGGCCCGGGTCGCGGATCTGCGCCGGCGGTAGAGCCGCGCGCGGCCGGGCGAGGCGGTGGCCGGGTGAGGCCGGGTGAGGTGTGCCGGCCACGTCGGCGGATCGCTCCGCAGGGTGCGGCGGTGGCCGGACGCGGTGGCTACGGCTTCAGGCCGCGCAGGGTCAGCGTCAACAGGCGGTCGGCCAGCTCCGGGTCGTCCGGGGTCTCCTCGGCCGCCAGCGCGATCGCGTGGGTGAGCTGGAGCAGGTCACCGATGGACACGTCGTCGCGTACGGCGTGCGCGCGTTGGGCCCGCAGCAGGAGGGCGGTGCCGGCCTCCCGGATGGGGGCACAGCACCGGGCCAGGTCCGAGGGGGTGTCGTCCGCGGCGCGGGAGTCCGCGTACGACACCGTCATCAAGGCCTGGGCCAGACCCCGGTATTCGCCCGCACGGGTGATGATGTCGCGCAGCCAGGCGACCAGGGCGGTGCAGGGCCGGTCCGCCGCGAGCTGGATCCGGGCACGGGCCAGCAGGTCGTCCACGGCTTCCTCGAAGACCGCGCTCAGCAGGGCCTGGCGGGTGGGGAAGTGACGGTAGAGCGTGCCGATACCGACGTCCGCGCGGCGGGCGATGTCCTCCAGCGAGGCGGTCGTGCCGTGGGCCGCGAAGGCGAGCCGGGCCTCGGTGAGCAGGCGGGCGTGGTTGCGGCGGGCGTCCGCGCGCATCGGCCTCCGGCCTGCTGCGGAGGGCTCGGCCGGGGTGGGGCTCATGGTGGTGTCACCTGCTCTCTTCTGCTGGGGGCGTCTTCAGCCTAAGAGCTCGGGTG comes from the Streptomyces griseiscabiei genome and includes:
- a CDS encoding DeoR/GlpR family DNA-binding transcription regulator — protein: MVVGVTVSFVFAAERRQLILEMVRANGAVSLRELARVVQTSEVTVRRDVRALEAEGLLDRRHGGAVLPGGFTRESGFPQKSHLATAEKTAIADLAASFVEEGEAIVVGAGTTTQELARRLARVPGLTVVTNSLLVAQALAHANRVEVVMTGGTLRGSNYALVGSGAEQSLQGLRVSKAFLSGSGLTAERGLSTSNMLSASVDRALVQAAAEVVVLADHTKLGTDTMFQTVPTDVITRLVTDDPPGHDDRAVTELQALADQGVQISVAGASGGGGTGGDPVPARPSRRDVPLPGPRRNQVHGTAPQLRTATVLGDQPPAGERERERAARVADLRRR
- a CDS encoding TetR/AcrR family transcriptional regulator; its protein translation is MRADARRNHARLLTEARLAFAAHGTTASLEDIARRADVGIGTLYRHFPTRQALLSAVFEEAVDDLLARARIQLAADRPCTALVAWLRDIITRAGEYRGLAQALMTVSYADSRAADDTPSDLARCCAPIREAGTALLLRAQRAHAVRDDVSIGDLLQLTHAIALAAEETPDDPELADRLLTLTLRGLKP